The Pseudomonas iranensis genome includes a window with the following:
- the sulA gene encoding SOS-induced cell division inhibitor SulA → MQFPHTPQQTQLPLFEAFLAQPIAPILKEVVERDWNAKPDAFSELSLRGAAGNCLNLLAPILRELSEDQDARWLTLIAPPASLTQTWLRDAGLNRERILLLQPRGTQSAQQLACDALRLGRSHTVVTWLNPLNANSRQQLISAARTGEAQSLNIRLG, encoded by the coding sequence ATGCAGTTCCCACACACACCTCAGCAAACACAACTGCCTTTGTTTGAAGCGTTTCTGGCGCAGCCGATAGCGCCGATCCTCAAAGAAGTGGTCGAGCGTGACTGGAATGCCAAACCTGACGCCTTCAGTGAGCTATCGCTGCGCGGTGCGGCCGGGAACTGCCTGAACCTGCTCGCCCCGATCCTGCGTGAGCTCAGCGAGGATCAGGATGCTCGCTGGCTGACGCTGATCGCCCCACCCGCCAGCCTGACGCAAACCTGGCTGCGCGATGCCGGCCTGAATCGCGAACGCATTCTACTGCTGCAACCGCGCGGCACTCAAAGTGCTCAGCAACTGGCGTGCGACGCGTTGCGACTGGGTCGCAGCCACACCGTGGTGACATGGCTAAACCCGTTGAATGCCAATTCGCGGCAACAACTGATCAGCGCCGCGCGTACGGGCGAAGCTCAGAGCCTGAACATTCGTTTGGGTTGA
- a CDS encoding DUF6586 family protein, translating to MAHELYTRTNQKIYFAGLALEALARAEEGRAMNSLALIQAGRESALFHLYGALLGLCHEIAGFYRLPQANSPRAEELLRREVLDSIAIPELAEMVELAGNPETWLAKLLAAHAALFQPPRAPRKPKGDVTQPLIQAINLDEEEAPEELSRDELESWRQNLKGLALRFREGLNEC from the coding sequence ATGGCCCACGAACTCTATACCCGCACCAACCAGAAGATCTATTTCGCCGGCTTGGCGCTCGAAGCTCTGGCTCGCGCTGAAGAAGGGCGGGCGATGAATTCTCTGGCGCTTATCCAGGCCGGGCGTGAGTCGGCGCTGTTTCACCTCTACGGCGCACTGCTGGGCTTGTGTCATGAGATCGCTGGCTTTTATCGTCTGCCGCAGGCCAATTCGCCGAGGGCGGAGGAGTTGCTGAGGCGCGAAGTGCTGGACTCGATAGCGATCCCGGAGCTGGCGGAAATGGTCGAGCTGGCCGGTAATCCCGAAACCTGGCTGGCGAAACTGCTGGCGGCGCACGCAGCACTGTTTCAGCCACCGAGGGCGCCACGCAAGCCGAAAGGCGATGTGACGCAGCCGCTGATTCAAGCGATTAATCTTGATGAAGAAGAGGCGCCAGAAGAGCTCAGTCGAGATGAGCTGGAGAGCTGGCGGCAGAACCTCAAGGGCCTGGCCCTGCGTTTCCGGGAAGGCTTGAACGAGTGCTGA
- a CDS encoding S-methyl-5'-thioinosine phosphorylase — MTVYAIIGGTGLTQLEGLSIRQSLAVDTPYGAPSAEVQIGEYAGKEVLFLARHGHPHRFPPHKVNYRANLWALKQAGAEAIIAVNAVGGIHPAMGTGHFCVPHQIVDYTSGREHTYFADDLEHVTHIDFSFPYSEPLRQQLIAAVAAEGCEYSDQGVYACTQGPRLETVAEIVRLERDGCDIVGMTGMPEAALARELDLDYACLALVVNPAAGKTTEVITMAEIEQALHDGMGKVKSTLARVLTS, encoded by the coding sequence ATGACCGTTTACGCAATCATCGGTGGCACTGGCCTGACTCAGCTCGAAGGCCTGAGCATTCGCCAGTCGCTGGCAGTCGACACCCCGTACGGCGCGCCTTCGGCCGAGGTGCAGATTGGTGAATACGCCGGCAAGGAAGTGCTGTTCCTCGCCCGACACGGTCACCCGCATCGTTTCCCGCCGCACAAGGTCAACTACCGCGCCAACCTCTGGGCGCTGAAGCAGGCGGGTGCCGAAGCGATCATCGCCGTAAATGCCGTTGGCGGGATCCATCCGGCCATGGGCACCGGGCATTTCTGCGTGCCGCACCAGATCGTCGACTACACCAGTGGGCGCGAGCACACCTATTTCGCCGATGATCTGGAGCACGTCACCCACATCGATTTCAGCTTTCCCTACAGCGAGCCGTTGCGTCAGCAACTGATTGCCGCGGTCGCCGCCGAAGGCTGCGAATACAGCGATCAAGGCGTGTACGCCTGCACCCAGGGACCGCGTCTGGAAACGGTCGCCGAGATCGTGCGACTGGAGCGTGACGGCTGCGACATCGTCGGCATGACCGGCATGCCGGAAGCAGCGCTGGCGCGTGAGCTGGATCTGGATTACGCCTGTCTGGCGCTGGTGGTGAATCCTGCAGCCGGCAAAACCACCGAAGTCATCACCATGGCCGAAATCGAGCAGGCCCTGCACGACGGCATGGGCAAGGTGAAATCAACGTTGGCCCGGGTGCTGACCAGCTAA
- a CDS encoding TetR/AcrR family transcriptional regulator, with protein MAQSETVERILDAAEQLFAEKGFAETSLRLITSKAGVNLAAVNYHFGSKKALIQAVFSRFLGPFCVSLDKELERRQAKPENKPTLEELLEILVEQALVVQPRSGNDLSIFMRLLGLAFSQSQGHLRRYLEDMYGKVFRRYMLLVNEAAPRIPPIELFWRVHFMLGAAAFSMSGIKALRAIAETDFGVNTSIEQVMRLMVPFLAAGMRAETGVTDTAMASAQLRPRSKSMSVAAKV; from the coding sequence ATGGCCCAGTCGGAAACCGTTGAACGCATTCTTGATGCTGCCGAGCAGTTGTTCGCGGAGAAAGGATTCGCTGAAACCTCATTGCGTTTGATCACCAGCAAGGCTGGCGTCAATCTGGCTGCGGTGAATTATCACTTCGGCTCGAAAAAGGCGCTGATCCAGGCCGTGTTCTCGCGCTTCCTCGGTCCGTTCTGCGTCAGCCTTGATAAAGAGCTGGAGCGCCGTCAGGCCAAGCCTGAGAACAAGCCGACCCTAGAGGAGTTGCTGGAAATTCTCGTCGAGCAGGCGCTCGTCGTGCAGCCTCGCAGCGGTAATGACCTGTCGATCTTCATGCGCTTGCTCGGCCTCGCGTTCAGTCAAAGCCAGGGCCACTTGCGGCGTTATCTGGAAGACATGTACGGCAAAGTGTTCCGCCGCTACATGCTGCTGGTCAATGAAGCGGCGCCACGCATTCCGCCGATCGAACTGTTCTGGCGCGTGCACTTCATGCTTGGCGCCGCTGCGTTCAGCATGTCCGGGATCAAGGCCTTGCGCGCGATCGCCGAGACCGATTTCGGCGTCAATACCTCCATCGAACAAGTGATGCGCCTGATGGTGCCGTTCCTCGCTGCCGGCATGCGCGCCGAAACCGGCGTCACCGATACAGCCATGGCCAGCGCACAATTGCGTCCGCGCAGCAAATCCATGTCGGTCGCCGCCAAGGTTTGA
- the nagZ gene encoding beta-N-acetylhexosaminidase gives MQGSLMVDVAGTWLTAEDRQLLRQPEVGGLIIFARNIEHPRQVRELSAAIRAIRPDLLLAVDQEGGRVQRLRQGFVRLPAMRAIADNPNAEYLAEQCGWIMATEVLAVGLDLSFAPVLDLDYQRSAVVGTRSFEGDPERAALLAGAFIRGMNSAGMAATGKHFPGHGWAEADSHVAIPNDERSLDEIRANDLVPFARLSKQLAAVMPAHVIYPQVDSQPAGFSRRWLQEILRGELQFDGVIFSDDLSMAGAHVVGDAASRIEAALSAGCDMGLVCNDRAAAELALSAAQRMKVKPSARIAKMRGQAFASTDYRQDPRWLTALGALKDAQLIE, from the coding sequence CTGCAAGGCTCGTTGATGGTGGACGTCGCCGGTACCTGGCTGACGGCCGAAGATCGCCAATTGTTGCGTCAGCCCGAAGTGGGCGGCCTGATCATTTTCGCCCGTAACATTGAGCATCCACGCCAGGTGCGCGAGCTCAGCGCCGCGATCCGCGCGATTCGCCCGGATCTGCTGCTGGCAGTGGATCAGGAAGGCGGGCGCGTGCAGCGCTTGCGTCAGGGTTTCGTCCGTCTGCCAGCGATGCGCGCCATCGCCGATAACCCGAATGCAGAGTACCTCGCCGAGCAATGCGGCTGGATTATGGCCACTGAAGTGCTGGCGGTCGGACTCGACCTGAGTTTCGCCCCGGTGCTGGATCTGGACTATCAGCGCAGCGCTGTGGTCGGCACCCGTTCTTTCGAAGGCGATCCCGAGCGCGCAGCCTTGCTCGCCGGTGCATTCATTCGCGGCATGAACAGCGCGGGCATGGCCGCCACCGGCAAGCATTTCCCGGGACACGGCTGGGCCGAAGCCGACTCCCATGTGGCGATTCCGAACGACGAGCGCAGTCTCGACGAAATCCGCGCCAATGATCTGGTGCCCTTCGCCCGTTTGAGCAAGCAGCTGGCCGCCGTCATGCCGGCCCACGTCATCTATCCGCAAGTCGACTCGCAGCCCGCCGGTTTCTCCCGACGCTGGCTGCAGGAGATCCTGCGCGGCGAGTTGCAGTTCGATGGCGTGATCTTCAGCGATGATCTGTCGATGGCCGGCGCCCACGTGGTCGGCGACGCTGCCAGCCGCATCGAAGCCGCGCTGAGTGCCGGTTGCGACATGGGTCTGGTGTGCAACGACCGCGCGGCAGCCGAGCTGGCGTTGAGTGCCGCCCAGCGTATGAAGGTCAAGCCTTCCGCGCGCATCGCGAAGATGCGCGGGCAGGCCTTCGCCAGCACCGATTATCGTCAGGACCCGCGTTGGCTCACCGCCCTCGGCGCGCTCAAAGACGCTCAACTGATCGAGTAA
- the lexA gene encoding transcriptional repressor LexA, with the protein MLKLTPRQAEILAFIKRCLEDNGYPPTRAEIAQELGFKSPNAAEEHLKALARKGAIEMTPGASRGIRIPGFEAKADDSTLPIIGRVAAGAPILAQQHIEESCNINPTFFHPRADYLLRVHGMSMKDIGIFDGDLLAVHTTREARNGQVVVARIGDEVTVKRFKREGSKVWLIAENPEFAPIEVDLKDQELVIEGLSVGVIRR; encoded by the coding sequence ATGCTAAAGCTGACGCCACGCCAAGCCGAGATTCTGGCCTTTATCAAACGTTGCCTCGAAGACAACGGCTATCCGCCCACCCGTGCGGAAATCGCTCAGGAACTGGGTTTCAAATCGCCAAATGCGGCGGAGGAACATCTCAAGGCCCTGGCCCGCAAGGGCGCGATCGAGATGACCCCAGGTGCTTCCCGCGGCATCCGTATTCCCGGATTCGAAGCCAAGGCCGATGACTCCACCCTGCCGATCATTGGCCGAGTGGCTGCCGGCGCGCCGATCCTCGCCCAGCAGCACATCGAAGAATCCTGCAACATCAACCCGACCTTCTTCCATCCTCGCGCCGACTACCTGTTGCGTGTGCACGGCATGAGCATGAAGGACATCGGCATCTTCGACGGCGACTTGCTGGCAGTTCACACTACTCGCGAAGCGCGTAATGGTCAGGTTGTGGTTGCCCGTATCGGCGACGAAGTGACGGTCAAACGCTTCAAGCGTGAAGGCAGCAAAGTCTGGCTGATCGCTGAAAACCCCGAGTTTGCCCCTATCGAAGTCGACCTGAAAGATCAGGAACTGGTGATCGAAGGCTTGAGTGTCGGCGTCATTCGCCGCTAA